One Microbacter margulisiae genomic window carries:
- the zwf gene encoding glucose-6-phosphate dehydrogenase: MNSQIIVIFGASGDLTKRKLMPSLYWLYKHNRLNASFALLGIGRTPYTDETYREFIEKQLPLFAAPTELDAISVSNFLQHIFYYSMDPADKEAYAELKARLKMLDQQISNPGNYLYYLATPPSLYGVIPKYLQNVGLNIEIGEQTRRIIVEKPFGYHLSSAQELNYIYNSVFREDQIYRIDHFLGKETVQNILALRFANGIFEPLWNRNYIDHVEVTAVENLGIEERGGFYDKSGALRDMVQNHLIQLVALTAMEPPALFNADSFRNEVVKVYQALKPLTNEQIKSQVIRGQYTTAHSEAHIIKGYREEKNVDPLSRTETFVATKLYIDNWRWGGVPFFIRTGKQMPTKVTEIIIHFKPTPHSLFKGMAGNSSLNSMIIRIQPNEGIVLKFGLKVPGSNFEIKQVSMDFTYDRLGGSPVGDAYAKLLEDCMLGESTLFTRSDAVEASWKYFDPILALWENDPCMPLYGYPAGTWGPLEADNIMGTDYAWTNPCKNLTNTDLYCEL, from the coding sequence ATGAACAGTCAGATCATTGTTATTTTCGGAGCTTCTGGTGATTTAACAAAAAGAAAATTGATGCCATCGCTTTATTGGCTTTACAAACATAACCGGCTCAATGCTTCATTTGCATTGCTTGGAATAGGGCGTACTCCTTATACAGACGAAACATATCGTGAATTTATTGAGAAACAGCTACCTCTGTTTGCTGCTCCAACAGAATTAGATGCAATCAGTGTCAGTAATTTTTTGCAACATATTTTCTATTACAGCATGGATCCAGCTGATAAAGAGGCATATGCTGAACTAAAAGCTCGACTGAAAATGTTGGATCAACAAATTAGCAATCCTGGAAATTACCTTTATTACCTGGCTACGCCACCATCACTTTACGGAGTGATCCCAAAATATTTGCAAAACGTTGGATTAAACATTGAAATCGGAGAACAAACCCGACGCATTATCGTGGAGAAGCCTTTTGGATATCATCTCTCTTCAGCGCAGGAACTCAATTACATTTACAATTCCGTATTCCGGGAAGATCAGATATACAGGATTGACCATTTTTTAGGGAAGGAAACCGTACAAAACATTTTAGCATTACGTTTTGCCAACGGAATCTTTGAACCATTATGGAACCGAAATTATATTGATCATGTCGAAGTCACCGCTGTCGAAAATCTTGGCATTGAAGAACGGGGAGGATTCTATGATAAATCGGGAGCTTTGCGGGATATGGTTCAAAACCATTTGATTCAACTGGTTGCATTAACAGCAATGGAACCTCCGGCATTATTTAATGCTGATAGCTTTCGGAACGAAGTGGTAAAAGTGTATCAGGCATTAAAACCTTTGACTAACGAGCAGATTAAAAGCCAAGTAATCCGGGGGCAATATACCACAGCACATAGCGAGGCACACATTATCAAAGGATACAGGGAAGAAAAAAATGTAGATCCACTCTCTCGTACCGAAACATTTGTCGCAACAAAATTATACATAGACAATTGGCGCTGGGGAGGCGTTCCATTCTTTATTCGTACAGGGAAACAAATGCCAACCAAAGTAACTGAAATCATTATCCATTTCAAACCGACTCCTCACAGCCTCTTTAAAGGGATGGCGGGAAACTCATCCCTCAACTCAATGATAATACGTATCCAACCAAATGAAGGAATTGTATTGAAATTTGGGTTAAAAGTTCCGGGATCCAATTTTGAGATCAAACAAGTGTCCATGGATTTCACTTATGATCGTTTAGGTGGATCCCCCGTTGGAGATGCCTATGCAAAACTTCTGGAAGATTGCATGTTAGGGGAATCAACACTTTTCACACGAAGTGATGCGGTCGAAGCCAGTTGGAAATATTTCGATCCAATTTTGGCTTTATGGGAAAATGATCCGTGTATGCCCCTCTACGGATATCCTGCTGGAACATGGGGACCATTGGAAGCGGATAATATTATGGGAACAGATTATGCCTGGACAAATCCTTGCAAAAACCTGACAAACACAGATCTTTACTGTGAACTATAA